Within Deltaproteobacteria bacterium, the genomic segment TGGCAGAACGGGCGGACTTGTCCTTGAGGATCTCGATGTACACCCATCTTGTCGCCCGGTCTATGGCTGCAAAGAGGTAGCCGTGTCGCTCCTCGTCAGGCATCCTGGGCAGATACTTCACGTCCACATGGACGAATCCAGGCTCATAGTCCTTGAAGGTCTTTTTTGGGCTGCTGTCCTTTTCTTCTTCTGAAAGCAGTGTCTTGAGGTTTGAGACCCCATGTCGTCTGAGACACCGGCTGAGCCCAGAGCGGGAGGCATTGGGATTGATAAATTGCCTTGTCACCACCAGGAGATCGTCCAGGGGCAGGAGAAGGGTCTTTCTCAGCTCCACGACTGAGTGTGGTATGCATCTTATGAGGCCGGTGGGAGCGATCGGCTTGGTCCTCCCGTTTTTTCCATTTCCGGACGGTCTCTCTCGTAATGTTGTATTTCCTTGTGAGTTCCCTTTCGGAGAGGGTAGACTCATGGATCTCCTTTCGGATGACCGGAGTGGTTCGCGCCATCTTGTGAAGCTGGATCATGCCCATTTTCCGCCCTCCTTCACTTCTTCCATGAGCTTTGTAAAAAACATCCTGGCAAGCAAGAGAGGATAACTCCTCGGAGGTATATGATCAACCGATACGGAACAAATATAGGGGGTAGTGTCAACTCTTTTGAGAAAAAAACAGGGGAAATGCTTGCAACCCCCAAGTTAATTCGGGCACCTCGAAAAACCTTTCGAGCCGCCTTTCTTTTATCCGGAGTTTGCCGTTGAACAAATAGACGCGGTAAGATTACCTTAATGTTAGTGACATTCAACGATTGCGCACGGAGGCTGATGATATGAGCCAGATCACTGCAAGACTGCCGGATGAGCTGGTGGCGTCGCTGGATGATGCGGCCGCACGGCTGCGACGAACTCGCGCCGAAGTAGTGCGACAGGCCATTGAGTATTACCTGGATGATTTCGAGGATATCGCGCGAGCCATAGACGTGCTACGGGATCCTGCCGATCCCGTTCTGGACTGGGAGCAGGTCAAGCGTGACTTACTCCATCAGTATTAAGCAAAGCGCCGCCAAATCGCTGGCGATGATAGCCAACGAGGAACGGCAGCGCATCATCGCTGCCATCGATCAGTTGAGGGACAATCCAACAGCTGGCAGTGTGCTCAAGGGCGAGTTTTCCGGCCTGCGACGCATCCGGGTCGGGAATTACCGGGTCGTGTATGAGGTGCAAGAGCAACAGCTGGTTGTGCTGGTCATTCGCATTGGCAATCGGAGGGACGTGTACCGGTGATTTCGGCACGCTCCTCAACCGCCGAA encodes:
- a CDS encoding ribbon-helix-helix protein, CopG family, encoding MSQITARLPDELVASLDDAAARLRRTRAEVVRQAIEYYLDDFEDIARAIDVLRDPADPVLDWEQVKRDLLHQY
- a CDS encoding type II toxin-antitoxin system RelE/ParE family toxin codes for the protein MTYSISIKQSAAKSLAMIANEERQRIIAAIDQLRDNPTAGSVLKGEFSGLRRIRVGNYRVVYEVQEQQLVVLVIRIGNRRDVYR